The Solibacillus daqui genome has a segment encoding these proteins:
- a CDS encoding nucleotidyltransferase-like protein, translated as MEHILRPIYQERASQPDTLGVILINKREGAENMTDTFDAVLLIIVKESDTPIYSKHYSYGDAKMVMHIITEERLRKWIFIGSNRRLVDWLFHGKIMFDRNEFLFKLRSEMQEFPFFGRKLKTGIQFAKLIRRYQEGEELFEDGHYLDAYNHVVALLHHLGRLSIIDSGHYPEVTVWAQVKRNDPAIYKLYEELILSNESLEKRLELLFLAGEFLINSRTNDGAQHILEMMLTQPSWTIQELHDQPELSYYSTDLEVFVEYLIERGLIMVEEVIAKNEAIFHRNYYVDPQFVEREYGL; from the coding sequence ATGGAACATATTTTAAGACCGATTTATCAAGAGCGTGCGAGTCAGCCTGATACTTTGGGGGTCATTTTGATTAATAAGCGTGAAGGCGCTGAAAATATGACCGATACATTCGATGCTGTTCTTCTTATAATAGTAAAAGAAAGTGATACACCAATTTATTCTAAGCATTATTCATACGGTGATGCAAAAATGGTGATGCATATTATTACAGAAGAACGTTTACGTAAATGGATTTTCATTGGTTCGAACCGTCGTTTAGTAGACTGGCTATTTCATGGTAAAATTATGTTTGATCGCAATGAGTTTTTGTTCAAGCTTCGTTCAGAGATGCAAGAGTTCCCGTTTTTTGGGCGTAAGTTAAAAACAGGTATTCAATTTGCTAAACTAATTCGCCGTTATCAAGAGGGGGAAGAGCTATTTGAAGATGGTCATTATTTAGATGCTTATAATCATGTTGTAGCATTATTGCATCATTTAGGTAGACTTTCTATTATTGATAGCGGTCATTACCCAGAAGTGACGGTATGGGCACAAGTAAAACGCAACGATCCAGCTATTTATAAATTATATGAAGAGTTAATTTTGAGTAATGAAAGCTTAGAAAAACGTTTAGAGCTGCTATTTTTAGCAGGTGAATTTTTAATTAATTCAAGAACGAATGATGGTGCACAGCATATTTTAGAAATGATGCTAACTCAGCCATCTTGGACAATTCAAGAGCTACATGATCAGCCAGAGTTAAGCTACTACTCAACGGATTTAGAAGTGTTTGTTGAATATTTAATTGAACGGGGGTTAATTATGGTTGAAGAAGTAATTGCGAAAAATGAGGCAATCTTCCATCGTAATTATTACGTTGACCCACAGTTTGTTGAAAGAGAATATGGTTTATAA
- a CDS encoding YgzB family protein, which yields MKKYNSKINKIRSFALSLVFIGFVVMYGAIFFKNNPILVLIFISLGLICIIGSTVVYLWIGLLSTKAVQVVCPGCGKWTKVLGRVDICMYCNETLTLDPTLEGKEFDQAYNKR from the coding sequence ATGAAAAAATATAATAGTAAAATTAATAAAATCCGTTCCTTTGCATTATCTCTTGTTTTCATAGGCTTCGTTGTTATGTATGGTGCGATTTTCTTTAAAAACAATCCAATTTTAGTATTAATCTTCATCTCGCTTGGGCTTATTTGTATTATTGGTAGTACGGTTGTTTATCTTTGGATTGGTTTACTATCCACCAAAGCTGTACAAGTTGTGTGTCCTGGATGTGGTAAGTGGACAAAGGTCTTAGGACGCGTTGATATTTGCATGTACTGCAATGAAACGTTGACACTTGACCCTACATTAGAAGGTAAGGAATTCGATCAAGCATACAATAAAAGATAA
- the perR gene encoding peroxide-responsive transcriptional repressor PerR → MSEMHLKDALDTLKTTGVRITPQRHAILEYLIQSMIHPTADDIYKALCDKFPNMSVATVYNNLRVFREVGLVKELTYGDAASRFDFVTGDHYHMICECCGKIVDFHYPGLNEVEQFASQVTGFEVNSHRLEVYGTCPDCLTAGAKKVE, encoded by the coding sequence ATGTCTGAAATGCATTTAAAAGATGCGCTAGACACGTTAAAGACTACTGGTGTACGAATTACTCCTCAGCGTCATGCGATTTTAGAATATTTAATTCAAAGTATGATTCACCCTACAGCTGATGATATTTACAAAGCGCTATGTGATAAGTTTCCAAATATGAGCGTAGCGACAGTATATAACAACCTACGTGTTTTCCGGGAAGTTGGCTTAGTAAAAGAACTTACCTATGGGGATGCAGCAAGCCGTTTTGATTTTGTAACAGGTGATCACTATCATATGATTTGTGAATGCTGTGGTAAAATTGTCGATTTTCACTATCCTGGTTTAAATGAAGTTGAGCAGTTTGCTTCACAAGTAACAGGTTTTGAAGTTAATTCGCATCGCTTAGAGGTATATGGTACATGTCCTGACTGTCTTACAGCAGGTGCAAAGAAAGTTGAATAA
- a CDS encoding D-2-hydroxyacid dehydrogenase — protein MVNVYFTFEPREDLRKPLITEFPQVDFVFDSKLDTEKLRAAEILVTYGEDLKAEHLQNADKLQWIFVASAGIEKMPAEAIAARDIFVSNVRGIHKKPMTESILAHILAYKRALPFVYEQQKKHEWNKKARLSELNGSTALIIGPGAIGSEIGRILQAFDVYTIGCNRSGEQASFMNETHKLDVLKDQLPNADIVISMLPSTAETKHLLTREHFELMKDSALFMNFGRGDLVKTDTLVEVLTEKLIAHAVLDVYEIEPLPAESPLWEMENVTLSPHFSSHSSRYVERSLNIFKPSLHKWLAGDRDLENKMVILRGY, from the coding sequence ATGGTAAACGTTTATTTTACATTTGAACCGCGCGAAGATTTAAGAAAACCACTTATCACAGAATTTCCGCAAGTGGATTTTGTATTCGATTCGAAGCTAGATACAGAAAAGCTAAGAGCGGCAGAAATTTTAGTTACTTATGGTGAAGATTTAAAGGCCGAGCATTTACAAAATGCCGACAAACTACAATGGATTTTTGTTGCATCAGCAGGAATTGAAAAAATGCCAGCCGAGGCGATTGCAGCACGAGATATTTTCGTATCAAATGTGCGCGGTATACATAAAAAACCAATGACCGAGTCGATCCTAGCGCATATTTTGGCGTACAAACGTGCATTGCCATTCGTTTATGAGCAACAGAAAAAGCACGAATGGAATAAAAAAGCGCGTTTATCGGAGTTGAATGGGAGTACTGCACTTATTATCGGACCAGGTGCTATTGGTAGCGAAATAGGGCGTATTTTACAAGCGTTTGATGTCTATACAATTGGCTGTAACCGTTCGGGTGAGCAAGCATCATTCATGAATGAAACGCATAAACTAGATGTATTAAAGGATCAACTACCAAATGCGGATATTGTTATTTCAATGCTCCCATCTACAGCGGAAACCAAACATTTATTGACGCGTGAGCATTTTGAATTAATGAAGGATTCAGCGCTGTTCATGAATTTCGGTCGTGGGGATTTAGTGAAAACAGATACGCTTGTTGAGGTGCTAACGGAGAAATTGATTGCCCATGCGGTACTAGATGTTTATGAAATCGAACCGTTACCTGCAGAAAGTCCACTATGGGAGATGGAAAATGTTACATTATCACCACACTTTTCAAGCCATTCTTCACGCTATGTAGAACGTAGCTTAAATATTTTTAAGCCAAGTTTACATAAGTGGTTAGCTGGTGACCGTGATTTAGAAAACAAAATGGTTATTTTACGAGGCTACTAA
- the bcp gene encoding thioredoxin-dependent thiol peroxidase, whose product MTLENLQAPNFTLQNENGEQVSLQDYQGKNVILYFYPKDLTPGCTTQACDFRDRYEDFSDLNAIILGVSLDNAAKHTRFIEKHGLPFSLLVDHDHKVAEAYGVWTLKKNFGKEYMGIERSTFLINKLGIVEKEWRKVRVKNHIEDVLNYLKTSTN is encoded by the coding sequence ATGACGTTAGAAAATTTACAAGCACCAAACTTTACATTACAAAATGAAAATGGAGAGCAGGTAAGCTTACAAGATTATCAAGGTAAAAACGTAATCTTATACTTTTACCCGAAAGATTTAACGCCGGGCTGTACAACACAGGCTTGCGATTTCCGTGATCGCTATGAGGATTTTTCGGATTTAAATGCGATTATTTTAGGGGTGAGCTTGGATAATGCCGCGAAGCACACGAGATTTATCGAAAAGCATGGACTGCCGTTTTCATTGTTAGTAGACCATGACCATAAAGTAGCGGAAGCGTATGGTGTGTGGACATTGAAGAAAAATTTCGGCAAGGAATATATGGGGATTGAGCGTTCGACATTTTTAATTAACAAACTGGGGATTGTGGAAAAGGAATGGCGCAAAGTACGTGTCAAAAACCATATTGAAGATGTGTTAAACTATTTAAAAACAAGCACAAATTAA
- a CDS encoding glutamate-1-semialdehyde 2,1-aminomutase, protein MNHTKSEQLHEEALQHIVGGVNSPSRSYKAVGGGAPVVMARGKGAYFWDVDGNRYIDYLAAYGPIVTGHGHPHIAKAIAHAAETGVLFGTPTEHEIIFAKMLKEAIPTLDKVRFNNSGTEAVMTCVRVARAFTGRTKIMKFAGCYHGHFDQVLVAAGSGPATLGTPDSAGVPTSVATEVITVPFNNVEAFDEAVTVWGDQLAGILIEPIVGNFGIVEPNPGFLEHVHAVAKEKGFLTIHDEVITAFRFHYGAAHTMLGLTPDLVAMGKVIGGGLPIGAYGGRKEVMDTVAPLGPAYQAGTMAGNPASMQAGIACLEVLKQPGIYDEMDRLGALLEQGILASAKKHGVTITLNRLKGAFAVYFTDEKVENYEQAENTDGETFGRFFKLLVSQGINLAPSKYEAWFLTTEHTEADVEETLKAVDYAFSKL, encoded by the coding sequence ATGAATCATACAAAATCTGAACAACTGCACGAAGAAGCACTACAACATATTGTTGGTGGTGTAAATAGCCCATCACGCTCTTATAAAGCGGTAGGCGGTGGCGCTCCTGTCGTTATGGCACGTGGTAAAGGTGCTTACTTCTGGGACGTAGATGGTAACCGCTATATTGACTATTTAGCAGCATACGGCCCAATCGTAACGGGTCATGGTCACCCACATATTGCAAAAGCAATTGCACACGCGGCTGAAACTGGTGTATTATTCGGTACACCAACGGAGCATGAAATTATATTTGCCAAAATGTTAAAAGAAGCAATTCCTACATTGGATAAAGTACGCTTCAATAACTCTGGTACTGAAGCAGTAATGACTTGTGTACGTGTAGCACGTGCCTTTACGGGTCGCACAAAAATCATGAAATTCGCTGGATGCTATCACGGCCACTTTGACCAAGTATTAGTAGCAGCTGGTTCTGGTCCTGCAACGCTTGGCACACCTGACTCTGCAGGTGTACCTACTTCAGTAGCAACTGAAGTTATAACGGTGCCATTTAACAATGTGGAAGCATTTGACGAAGCCGTAACGGTTTGGGGTGATCAATTAGCTGGAATTTTAATCGAGCCAATCGTTGGAAACTTCGGTATTGTTGAGCCAAATCCTGGTTTCTTAGAGCACGTACATGCAGTAGCAAAAGAAAAAGGCTTCTTAACAATTCATGATGAGGTCATTACAGCATTCCGTTTCCACTACGGTGCCGCACATACAATGCTAGGTTTAACACCAGACTTAGTTGCCATGGGGAAAGTAATCGGTGGCGGTTTACCAATCGGTGCTTATGGTGGTCGCAAAGAAGTTATGGACACGGTTGCGCCACTTGGACCAGCTTACCAAGCAGGTACAATGGCTGGTAACCCTGCAAGTATGCAAGCTGGGATTGCCTGTCTTGAAGTGTTAAAACAACCTGGCATTTACGATGAAATGGATCGATTAGGTGCTTTATTAGAGCAAGGTATATTAGCATCTGCGAAAAAGCATGGTGTGACGATTACTTTAAACCGCCTAAAAGGTGCATTTGCTGTTTACTTCACAGACGAAAAAGTAGAAAACTACGAACAAGCTGAAAATACAGACGGTGAAACATTTGGTCGCTTCTTTAAATTATTGGTTTCTCAAGGTATTAACTTAGCCCCTTCTAAATACGAGGCTTGGTTCTTAACGACAGAACATACCGAAGCAGACGTAGAAGAAACATTAAAAGCCGTTGATTATGCGTTTTCTAAATTATGA
- a CDS encoding FUSC family protein, which produces MKLGARVLKTGVAIVFALFLAELLNVPSPVFAGIAAVFAIQPSIYRSYLTIIEQVQANLIGATVAVIFGLIFGHHIVAIGIAAIIVLGIMMKLKLEKSISLALVTVIAIMEVPGDDFLTFGFIRFGTVMLGVFAAFIVNLLFLPPKYEIKLFKKINVVQDDIIRWTRLAVRQASEHTSTKITITKLQSRLNELDTMYDFFKEERSYFKNKKYVKARKLVIYRQMLITTKKSLELLMRLHKHENELGKLPVQFQIIIQERLDFLLTYHEQLLLKYTGKLRPEHSKWTRHEEYLQGSELMEQFIKQIVTAQEEATDDEQFSSYHLLYILSRILDYEENLEHLDTLIVSYRSYHSEEKNLDLESDFY; this is translated from the coding sequence ATGAAACTAGGCGCACGTGTATTAAAAACCGGTGTGGCCATTGTTTTTGCGCTATTTCTAGCTGAGCTTTTAAACGTGCCGTCACCTGTATTCGCAGGCATTGCCGCTGTTTTTGCCATTCAACCTTCCATATACCGCTCTTATCTTACTATTATTGAACAAGTACAGGCGAACTTAATTGGCGCAACGGTTGCTGTTATTTTCGGTTTAATATTTGGTCATCATATTGTTGCTATCGGGATCGCCGCCATTATTGTACTCGGTATTATGATGAAATTAAAGCTCGAAAAATCCATTTCGCTTGCGCTTGTAACAGTAATTGCCATTATGGAAGTGCCAGGTGATGACTTTTTAACATTCGGGTTTATTCGATTTGGTACAGTCATGCTTGGAGTATTTGCAGCATTTATCGTGAACTTATTATTTTTACCACCGAAATATGAGATCAAATTATTCAAAAAAATCAATGTGGTGCAAGATGATATTATTCGTTGGACTCGTCTTGCTGTACGTCAGGCAAGTGAGCATACTTCGACAAAAATAACGATTACAAAATTGCAATCTCGTTTAAATGAACTGGATACGATGTACGATTTTTTCAAAGAGGAACGTAGCTATTTTAAAAATAAAAAATATGTAAAAGCGCGTAAACTTGTTATTTATCGTCAAATGTTAATCACAACTAAGAAAAGCCTAGAGCTCCTTATGCGCCTGCATAAGCATGAAAACGAGCTTGGTAAATTACCAGTACAATTTCAAATTATTATTCAAGAACGTTTGGACTTTCTGTTAACGTACCATGAACAGCTGCTGTTAAAATACACGGGTAAACTTAGACCCGAGCATTCAAAGTGGACTCGTCACGAGGAGTATTTACAGGGCAGCGAATTAATGGAGCAGTTCATTAAGCAAATTGTAACTGCTCAAGAAGAAGCAACAGATGATGAGCAATTTTCAAGCTATCACTTATTGTATATTTTATCGCGGATTTTAGATTACGAGGAAAACTTAGAACATTTAGATACATTAATTGTTTCGTATCGTAGCTATCATAGTGAAGAGAAAAATTTAGATTTAGAATCTGATTTCTATTAA
- a CDS encoding ABC transporter permease produces the protein MTEIVSKQLQAIEPQEKVNGPWREAWLSFKKSKSALVGSAIVLFFVLIAIFGPLFAPQGINDQNLSLRLQPPSAEFWFGTDDLGRDVFSRILHGARISLTVGLAAVLISAVAGSFLGIIAGYYGRWVDTIISRFFDIMLAFPSILLAIAVVSILGPSLQNALIAIAIINIPSFGRLIRSRVLSIKEEEYIHAARAVGMKNSRILWKHILPNSMTPVIVQGTLAIATAIIEAAALGFLGLGAEAPQPEWGKMLADARMFLLNAPWAMIFPGLAIMLTVIGFNLMGDGLRDALDPKMKS, from the coding sequence ATGACTGAAATTGTTTCAAAACAGCTACAAGCTATTGAGCCACAAGAAAAAGTAAATGGCCCTTGGCGTGAAGCATGGTTAAGCTTTAAAAAGAGTAAATCGGCGTTAGTAGGAAGTGCAATTGTACTGTTCTTTGTACTAATTGCGATTTTTGGGCCGTTATTTGCACCACAAGGCATTAATGATCAAAACTTAAGTCTTCGTTTGCAGCCTCCATCTGCAGAGTTTTGGTTTGGTACAGATGACTTAGGACGCGATGTATTTTCTCGTATTTTACATGGTGCACGTATTTCATTGACAGTTGGATTAGCAGCTGTGCTGATTTCGGCTGTTGCGGGGAGCTTTTTAGGGATTATTGCAGGTTATTATGGTCGTTGGGTTGATACAATTATTTCACGATTTTTTGATATTATGTTGGCATTCCCTAGCATATTATTAGCGATTGCAGTTGTATCGATTTTAGGGCCTTCGTTGCAAAATGCACTTATTGCGATTGCGATTATCAATATTCCGAGCTTTGGTCGCCTCATTCGTTCACGCGTATTAAGTATTAAAGAAGAGGAATATATTCATGCCGCGAGAGCGGTTGGCATGAAAAATTCAAGAATCTTATGGAAGCATATTTTACCAAATTCAATGACGCCGGTAATTGTACAAGGAACATTGGCAATTGCAACGGCGATTATTGAAGCGGCAGCACTAGGCTTTTTAGGATTAGGCGCAGAGGCACCACAACCAGAATGGGGGAAAATGCTGGCAGATGCGCGAATGTTTTTATTAAATGCGCCGTGGGCAATGATTTTCCCAGGCTTAGCGATTATGTTAACAGTAATTGGCTTTAACTTAATGGGTGACGGATTGCGTGATGCACTCGATCCAAAAATGAAAAGTTAG
- a CDS encoding ABC transporter permease, producing the protein MLHYIGKRLLHLIPVLLGMTFIVFLIIRAIPGDPAQVILGQQATAEAIAALRQKLGLDNAWYVQYFDYLKGVFTGDLGESLRTRQSIISEVWPYLAATFELAFFAIIIAVILGVNAGIISAWFQNSWFDYLAMVIALIGVSMPIFWLGLMEQWVFSINLGWLPTSGRENVRDPITAITHFYLIDTLLQGRFDQFIVVLKHLLLPGIALATIPTAIIARMTRASMLEVMRSDFVRTARSKGQKMFIVVYKHALKNALIPVLTVVGLQTGMLLGGAILTETIFSWPGIGRYIYEAIGFRDYPVIQSGILIVAFLFVMINLIVDILYTVIDSRIKYN; encoded by the coding sequence ATGCTTCACTACATTGGCAAACGTCTACTACATTTAATTCCTGTATTATTAGGGATGACCTTTATTGTGTTCTTAATTATTCGTGCAATTCCAGGAGACCCAGCACAAGTAATTTTAGGGCAGCAAGCAACTGCTGAAGCAATTGCAGCACTTCGCCAAAAGCTAGGGTTAGACAATGCTTGGTATGTGCAGTACTTCGATTATTTAAAAGGGGTATTTACGGGGGATTTAGGCGAATCATTACGTACACGTCAGTCTATTATTTCGGAAGTGTGGCCGTACTTAGCTGCTACATTTGAATTAGCATTTTTTGCGATTATAATTGCAGTTATTTTAGGTGTAAATGCAGGAATTATTTCTGCTTGGTTTCAGAATTCGTGGTTCGATTATTTAGCAATGGTGATTGCGTTAATTGGCGTTTCGATGCCGATTTTTTGGTTAGGTTTAATGGAACAATGGGTTTTTAGTATTAATTTAGGGTGGTTGCCAACATCCGGACGCGAAAATGTACGGGATCCAATTACGGCGATTACGCATTTTTACTTAATAGATACGTTGTTGCAAGGTCGCTTTGATCAATTTATCGTTGTGTTAAAGCATTTATTATTACCGGGCATTGCACTTGCGACGATTCCAACGGCGATTATTGCACGTATGACACGTGCTTCGATGCTTGAAGTCATGCGTTCTGATTTCGTACGTACAGCACGTTCAAAAGGGCAAAAAATGTTTATCGTTGTCTATAAGCACGCATTAAAAAATGCATTGATTCCAGTGTTGACGGTTGTTGGTTTACAAACCGGTATGCTGTTAGGTGGTGCGATATTAACGGAAACGATTTTTAGTTGGCCAGGTATTGGACGCTATATTTATGAGGCGATTGGATTCCGTGATTATCCAGTCATTCAATCAGGCATTTTAATTGTCGCCTTTTTGTTCGTCATGATTAATTTAATAGTGGATATTCTTTATACCGTGATTGATTCGCGAATTAAATACAACTAG
- a CDS encoding ABC transporter substrate-binding protein — protein MKGKKYILAFILLLTMTVFLAACNTSDSDSTSTDSNSDSSTPSTDSNTTDNSTSSTPQVLVFGRGADSVSLDPAIVTDGESFKVTQNLFETLLNFGEQDTTIHPGLAKEWQVSDDGLTYTFQLQEGVKFHDGTDFNAEAVVKNINRWKAGTEEDFYYFNSMFKAEGADIITDVKAEGDHTVVFTLSRPQAPFLKNLAMSPFGIASPTAFEAAGDKFGDNPVGTGPFKFTEWKRNDSITIEKNADYWQEGLPKLDKVIFRSIPDNSARLNALTAGDIDLADGINPSDGKSVEGNADLQLIERPSMNIGYLGLTNTRPPFDNKLVRQAVNYAINKQAIVDAFFEGRAQVAANPMPSSISGYNEAIEPYPYDPEKAKSLLAEAGYDGKEIELWAMPVPRPYMPDGAKVAEVIQKNLEDVGIKSKIVTFEWATYLEKAKNGEADAFMLGWTGDNGDADNFIYTLLDKDNIGSNNYAYYSNDEVHDLLIKAQSETDENVRNDLYKQAQTIIHEDAPWVPLAHSTPLLAAKAGVKGFLPHPTGSDKLDNVSIE, from the coding sequence ATGAAAGGGAAAAAGTATATCCTTGCGTTCATTTTGCTTTTAACGATGACAGTGTTTTTAGCAGCGTGTAACACAAGTGATTCAGATTCGACGTCAACGGATTCGAATTCAGATTCTAGTACGCCATCAACTGATAGTAACACTACTGATAACTCGACATCTTCAACACCTCAAGTGTTAGTATTCGGTCGCGGTGCCGATTCAGTATCACTAGATCCGGCAATTGTAACAGACGGTGAATCATTTAAAGTTACACAAAATTTATTTGAAACATTACTAAACTTTGGTGAGCAAGACACAACAATCCACCCTGGTTTAGCAAAAGAGTGGCAAGTTTCGGACGATGGTTTAACATATACATTCCAATTACAGGAGGGTGTTAAATTCCATGACGGAACAGACTTCAATGCTGAAGCGGTAGTTAAGAACATTAACCGTTGGAAAGCTGGAACGGAAGAAGACTTTTACTACTTCAACTCAATGTTTAAAGCAGAAGGTGCAGATATTATTACAGACGTAAAAGCAGAAGGCGATCATACAGTTGTTTTCACACTTTCTCGTCCACAGGCACCGTTCCTGAAAAACTTAGCAATGAGCCCATTTGGTATCGCTTCTCCAACAGCGTTTGAAGCAGCGGGTGACAAATTCGGTGACAATCCAGTAGGTACAGGTCCATTTAAATTTACAGAGTGGAAACGTAATGACTCGATTACAATCGAAAAAAATGCAGACTATTGGCAAGAAGGTTTACCGAAATTAGACAAAGTTATTTTCCGTTCAATTCCGGATAACTCAGCACGCTTAAATGCATTAACTGCAGGGGATATCGATTTAGCGGATGGTATTAATCCATCTGATGGTAAGTCTGTAGAAGGCAATGCAGATTTACAATTAATCGAACGCCCTTCAATGAACATTGGTTATTTAGGTTTAACAAATACACGCCCGCCATTTGACAACAAGTTAGTTCGTCAAGCAGTAAACTATGCAATTAATAAGCAAGCGATTGTAGATGCGTTCTTCGAAGGACGTGCACAAGTAGCAGCAAACCCAATGCCATCATCAATTAGCGGGTATAACGAAGCAATCGAGCCATATCCGTACGATCCTGAAAAGGCAAAATCATTATTAGCGGAAGCAGGCTATGATGGTAAGGAAATCGAGTTATGGGCAATGCCGGTTCCACGTCCATACATGCCAGACGGAGCGAAAGTTGCTGAAGTTATTCAAAAGAATTTAGAAGATGTAGGCATCAAATCTAAAATCGTTACTTTTGAATGGGCAACATATTTAGAAAAAGCGAAAAACGGTGAAGCAGATGCGTTCATGCTTGGTTGGACAGGTGATAACGGGGATGCAGATAACTTTATCTACACATTATTAGATAAAGATAATATTGGTTCAAACAACTATGCGTACTACTCAAATGATGAAGTGCATGATTTATTAATCAAGGCACAATCAGAAACAGATGAAAATGTACGAAATGATTTATACAAGCAAGCACAAACAATTATTCATGAAGATGCGCCATGGGTACCTCTAGCGCACTCAACACCATTATTAGCAGCAAAAGCAGGTGTAAAAGGTTTCTTACCTCACCCAACTGGCTCTGATAAATTAGATAACGTGTCAATCGAATAG
- a CDS encoding ABC transporter ATP-binding protein, with protein MAKVLLKVENLKKYFPIRHGMFARHIGDVKAVDDVSFELFEGETLGIVGESGCGKSTTGRAIMRLHEPTAGSITFDDVELTALNKEAMRKARRDIQMVFQDPYASLNPRHTIEKILEEPLIVHGIGNAQERKKKVHEYLEIVGLSAYHAKRYPHQFSGGQRQRIGIARALMTNPKLIIADEPVSALDVSIQAQVLNLMQKLQDDLQLTYIFIAHDLGVVRHISDRVGVMYLGKMVELAESESLYNEPLHPYSQALLSAVPIPDPQYEREQLILKGDIPSPSNPPTGCTFHTRCPKAMEHCKTVVPKLQQVKPGHSVACHLYDA; from the coding sequence ATGGCGAAAGTGCTGCTGAAAGTTGAAAACTTAAAAAAATATTTCCCGATTCGTCATGGAATGTTTGCACGTCATATTGGTGATGTAAAGGCAGTCGATGATGTGTCATTTGAATTATTTGAAGGTGAAACATTGGGGATTGTTGGTGAGTCTGGATGTGGTAAATCGACGACAGGTCGTGCCATTATGAGACTGCATGAGCCAACTGCTGGTTCAATTACATTTGATGATGTTGAACTGACGGCGTTAAACAAGGAGGCGATGCGTAAAGCACGTCGAGATATTCAAATGGTGTTTCAAGATCCATATGCTTCACTCAATCCGAGGCATACAATTGAAAAAATATTAGAAGAACCGCTTATCGTGCATGGAATCGGTAATGCACAAGAACGCAAAAAGAAAGTCCATGAGTATTTGGAGATTGTTGGATTGAGCGCCTACCATGCAAAACGTTATCCACATCAATTTAGTGGTGGGCAGCGTCAGCGTATTGGCATTGCACGTGCACTCATGACTAATCCTAAGCTCATTATTGCCGATGAACCGGTATCAGCATTAGATGTATCGATACAAGCGCAAGTATTAAATTTAATGCAAAAATTACAAGATGATTTGCAGCTAACGTATATTTTCATTGCCCATGATTTAGGGGTAGTACGCCATATTAGTGACCGCGTTGGTGTGATGTACCTAGGGAAAATGGTAGAGCTTGCGGAAAGTGAATCCTTATACAACGAACCGCTGCATCCCTATTCACAAGCGCTGTTATCGGCTGTTCCGATTCCAGATCCACAATATGAGCGTGAGCAATTGATTTTAAAAGGGGATATACCAAGCCCATCCAATCCGCCTACTGGTTGTACATTCCATACTCGCTGTCCAAAAGCGATGGAGCATTGTAAAACAGTAGTACCAAAATTGCAGCAAGTAAAGCCAGGTCATTCTGTTGCCTGTCATTTATATGACGCGTAG